One Anolis carolinensis isolate JA03-04 chromosome 4, rAnoCar3.1.pri, whole genome shotgun sequence DNA window includes the following coding sequences:
- the LOC100563283 gene encoding arylacetamide deacetylase-like 3 isoform X2, with amino-acid sequence MHGGCAVVGSKRTYELLCRFLARESDSVVVFLDFRLAPEHQHPAQLTDCLTGTLYFMNHAKNYGVDPNRIILIGESSGGTLVSTICRELVKKMHVPKVRAQILLYPFLQILDLSLPAHQQNQFGPALTMRRAAKLAFTFLDEKLDNVDDMLNNAHIPEIMRMQFKKWISADLIPEKFKARGYKPPPPVPFSKELYEKVRLYDKTMSSPIQDVDAIIQQLPETYILTCEYDIFRDDGLLYKKRLEDNGVRVTWNHLEDGFHGVALFIDTGITEFACTRSAFEDLLQFIKKL; translated from the exons GAACCTACGAGCTTTTATGCCGCTTCCTTGCGCGAGAAAGTGATTCAGTGGTTGTGTTTTTAGA CTTTCGGTTAGCTCCTGAGCACCAGCATCCAGCCCAGCTAACAGACTGCCTCACTGGAACTCTATATTTTATGAACCATGCAAAAAACTATGGAGTAGATCCTAACCGCATTATCCTTATTGGGGAAAGCAGTGGAGGGACACTTGTTTCAACCATCTGTCGGGAACTGGTGAAAAAAATGCATGTTCCAAAGGTTCGAGCTCAAATCCTATTGTACCCATTCCTTCAAATACTGGACCTGTCATTGCCAGCTCATCAGCAAAACCAATTTGGCCCTGCTTTGACCATGAGACGCGCTGCAAAGCTTGCTTTTACCTTTCTGGATGAGAAGTTGGACAATGTAGACGATATGTTGAACAATGCCCATATTCCTGAGATTATGAGGATGCAATTCAAGAAATGGATTAGTGCAGACCTCATCCCGGAAAAATTTAAAGCCCGTGGATACAAACCCCCACCTCCTGTTCCCTTTTCAAAAGAATTATATGAAAAAGTCAGACTGTATGACAAAACAATGAGCTCACCAATTCAAGATGTGGATGCCATTATACAACAGCTCCCTGAGACATACATTTTGACTTGTGAGTATGACATATTTCGAGATGATGGGCTGCTATACAAGAAACGGCTAGAGGACAACGGCGTGCGTGTGACCTGGAACCATCTTGAAGATGGATTCCATGGAGTTGCATTATTTATTGACACTGGGATTACTGAATTTGCATGCACAAGATCAGCATTTGAAGACTTACTTCAGTTTATTAAAAAGTTGTAA